From the genome of Nocardia mangyaensis:
CGCTGCCGCTCATCACCCACACGCGACACCCGAGCGTAGATATCCAGCACTAGATCATTACCGGCTGTGACCTGTGGTTTTGCCATGATATTCACTCCCCAACGGGTAAGGGGCTACTAATCACATACTAGCCCCGGCGATCACCGCGACCTCCTCGCGGCGCAGCCCCGGGGTTCGGCGCACGCCCGCGTCCGGCAGACCCACATCCTCCGGTGTCAGCCGGGCCCTGCGGGTTCTGAGGAAGTCACGGAGCTGATCTCGACGGTCCACGCACTCAGCGTAGGCGGCCGCGCGGCCGAGGTCGTGGCCTTCGCGCACTGCCCGCCGGTGCTGGGCGCCGGCCGCGGCGGGCGTCAATCGGCGACCGGAATACTGGAGATCGTGAACGGCAGTTCCGGTGCCTGCTCGGCGACGAGCCGGTTGTATTGACTGTTGACCACGAGGATGCGGCCTCGTTCGGTGAGCGCGGCCTGGCTCGGGTGCCGCAACCCGCCCGGCGGGATCAGGGTGTCGACGACCTGGGCGCTGGTGAGGTCTTCGTTCATCGCCAGCACCGCGACCCGGGGTTCCTGGTCGCCCGCGGCATAGAGATTGCCCTGCGTCACGAACACCTGCCGGCCGTCGGCGGAGATCAGCGCGTCCCCGCTCGGCAGCGGGGGCGCGTCCACCTCGATCACCGCTCCGGTGAATCGGTCGATACGCCAGAGCTGACCGGTATTGCTCTGCACCGACAACAGATGCCGACCCACGGCGAGGATCCCGTTGAGGTTGTGTCTGCCGTGGATCCAGTCGATAGGGGTGTCGGCCACATCCAGCCACGGCTCCAACTGCCAGCGGCCCTCGGTCTCGGTGATCCGGTAGATCACCGGAAGGAAGGAATCGGTGACGTAGGCCGAACCGTCGTCGGCGATGGTGACCTCGTTGACGAACCCGCCGTCGAGACCGCGGAGTTCGGCGAGCAGTTCGGCACCGGCGGGGTCATAGATGCGGATGGAGTTGCTGTCGGCACCGTTGACGAACAACCGGCCCGCCGGGTCCAGCGTCATCCCGGAGGTCAGCGCGCGGCCGTCGGTCCCGTCCGGCG
Proteins encoded in this window:
- a CDS encoding SMP-30/gluconolactonase/LRE family protein, with the protein product MRVRFRHLLLGVSVTVTMACTGTAPAESAQVPLDHYVIPGDRAFPTGLAYDPASGHFYVGSAADGALYRGHIDRPEVELWSPDGTDGRALTSGMTLDPAGRLFVNGADSNSIRIYDPAGAELLAELRGLDGGFVNEVTIADDGSAYVTDSFLPVIYRITETEGRWQLEPWLDVADTPIDWIHGRHNLNGILAVGRHLLSVQSNTGQLWRIDRFTGAVIEVDAPPLPSGDALISADGRQVFVTQGNLYAAGDQEPRVAVLAMNEDLTSAQVVDTLIPPGGLRHPSQAALTERGRILVVNSQYNRLVAEQAPELPFTISSIPVAD